CTCAAACCCGCTCCGTAAGAATTCTCTTTTGTCTTGTCCGTATCTGTCCACTTAGTGTGGTACGCATTATTATTCCAGGCATAAAAACGATAATTACCGTCTAGATTGAAAAGCTTTGGCTTAAAATTGATTTCTCCCATATTAAATAAATTATCGCCTAACTTTTCCCAATCACTATTTGCGTCAAGAACCTCATAACCCAACTCCACCCAATCTTTGGGCATATAAGCAACACGGATAGCCGCTGAATTACCAGGAAATTCTACAACTGGATTATTTACAAACATACCACTTAAGAATTGTGCTGTCTCATCATTAGCTGCCTGGTTATTATCAAAATATGCCGTAGGATCTAATTTCCCAACTGTTAAGGCAAGCTTACCATTTAAAAGCATCTGCTCATACCAGGCTTCAGTTAAATGCGCGTCCTCATTGTTATCTGGATCATTGTTTACATTGGAATATAATGTTAAGTCATCGTTCAGGCCATCACCTTTACCCGCCTCAAGATGCACAAAGGCCCTGGAATTAGCGTCCTGGAATTCCTTGATCAAAATTATATCTGTTGAATACGAAGCATCTGTGCGGTCAGACTTCTTCTCTACGCCCGAAGTAGCGTTATTCACGTTGCTGGTTCCTTGAGCGATCGCGGTAATGCCAACGCTTATATCCAAACCTTTGGCAAGCTCTACCGGAGAGATTTCTTTGCGGGTTATTTTCTCATCAAGCTGTGATAATCTTAACTCATAATCGCTTATTTTAGCCTGCTGGGCAGATGATTCATTCTTCTGACTTGCGATATATGCATCCTGCTGGGAGAGTTTTTGCTCTAAAATTTCAATGCGTTTCTGCAATTGCCTAACCACATCTTCAATTGGTGTTTGATCTGCAAAAATTTGTGAAACGGATAAAAATAAGAAACATAACCCCAAGCACATCCTTAGTAACATAAAACTCCTCCTTTTTATTATATATGTTATTCCTATATGCCTTTTCCGGTAGTAGACATACTTAAAGAGGCGTGCCGTACCCCTTTTACAGACTTTAAAACATCAGCTAATTCTTGGGCCTTAGAAGAAGCGCCTTTGACAATGATCACTTCAAGACAATTATGATGATCCAAATGCACATGTTGGGTAGAAATAATAAAATCTCCGAAATCATGTTGTATATCCATAAGCTTATTTACAAGCTGCCTTTCATGGTGGTCATAGATAATAGTAACTGCACCGGCTACTTCTTTTCCTTCCTGCCATTGTTTCTTTACTAAATCTTCCCTGATAAGATCCCGAATAGCTTCGGAACGATTGGTATATTTCTTGTTCTTGATGTGACGGTCAAATTTCTCAAGCAGGTTATCTTCCAGAGAAATGCCGAATCTGACTAAACCGGACATATGGCAGGCCTTTCTTATCTAGTGTTACTTTTTTATAGATTGTAACACCAGTATTAAGATTGTCAAGGCCTTTAAATTTTATTCGTAACGCAGCGCTTCGATAGGATTAAGCTGTGACGCCTGGCGTGCTGGCCATAGGCCAAAAACTATGCCTACAGCAAGAGAAAAAACCGTGGAGAGAATAATTGAAAATAAAGATACTTTTACTGCCCATCCGGCAAACATTGTTATCAACACAGAAATACCGCTTCCCAATAATACCCCTGCCAAGCCCCCAATAAAAGACATCAAAACCGCCTCGATCAAAAACTGGGTCATAATATCTTTATTATTAGCTCCAATAGCCTTACGCAGCCCTATCTCCCGAGTGCGCTCGGTCACTGAAACAAGCATTATATTCATTATGCCAATGCCTCCCACCAAAAGCGAGATTGCAGCAATTGAACCTAAAAGTAGCGACATAGTTTGTGTAGTAGCAGTCAAGGCATTCTTAATATCAGCCATATTCCTAATTTGAAATGAATCTTCCTGGGTTTTAGTTATTAAGCGATGCTGTTTTATGATAAGCTTGCTTATGGCTTCTTGCGCCTGATCAATAAGATTAGCGTCTTTTGCCTGAACATATATAGAATCAACATACTCTTTTCCCATGACCCTGTACATTGCGGTAGTTATAGGAATAATCACCGTGTCATCCTGATCGCGCGGGCCGCTTGAGCCCTTGACCGGAAGTATGCCGATTACCTTGAAATTTATCAGGTTTATTTTTATTGTTTCGCCTATCGGGTTAGTCTCGCCAAAAAGTTCCCTTACTACAGTTGCTCCCAGCAAGACAACTTTACTTCGGGAACGGACTTCCTCCGGGTTAAAAAACCTTCCAATTTCCGGCACAGCAGCGCGCAATTGCGCGTAATCCACATCCACGCCCTCAACCTGCGTATTCCAATTCTGATTCGTATAGACTATTTGCGCCCGGGATGTTACCGAGGGGCTGGCGCTTTTAACATAATCGGTTAAACCCTTAATATCCTTTACATCTTCAAGCGTAAAACGCGTCACTGTCCCGGATTCTAATGAGACTCCCATCATCCTTTGCGCTGCTGGCCTGATCATAAGAAGATTAGACCCTAAAGACGATAACTGTTTTTCTATGGATTCTTTAGCGCCTTGGCCCACGGCAAGCATGGCGATAACCGCGGCTACCCCGATAAGAATGCCTAAGATAGACAAGAACGCGCGCATCTTATGCGAAAGCATAGCAAAAATTGCCTGGCGCAGATAATCCAAAAACTCCATGCCCTTTACAGAAGAAACCTTATGTTCTAAAAGGGCTTCTTTAACCAGCCCGCTTGAATACCCTATGGCTTTATTGGATTGATTAGAAATATTTTTATCGGAAATGACCTTTCCATCACGCATAGTAATAATGCGCTTGGCACAGGAAGCTACTTCATTCTCGTGAGTAACAATAACAACGGTTTTACCTTTCTGGTTTAAATTCTTTAAAATATCCAGGATTTCGGCTTTACTTTTAGAATCAAGATTTCCTGTTGGTTCATCCGCTAATATTATCAACGGTTGATTGACCAATGCCCTTGCTATAGCTACTCGCTGCTGCTGGCCTCCGGAAAGCTCATTTGGCTTATGGAACATCCTTTCTTTTAAGCCAACGGCCTCAATCTCCTTTTGCGCCAGTTCTTTTATGTGCCTTTTCCCGCAATACACTAACGGCAATTCTGCGTTCTCCAAAGCGCTCATGCGCGCCAAAAGATGAAACTGCTGAAAAATAAAACCCACCAGCTTATTCCTGATCTTAGCCTGCCTTTCTTGCGGCAAGCCGCTTAATTCCTGGCCCTCTAAAAGATAAGAGCCTGAATCCGGGCTGTCTAAAAGCCCCAGAATATGCATAAGGGTAGATTTTCCCGAACCCGAAGCGCCCATAATCGCCACGAATTCCCCCTCGGCAATCTCAAGAGAGACGCCGTCCAGGGCTTTTACCTTTATCTTGCCCATCTGATAAGTTTTATAAATATTCTTTAATTCTATCATTTCGCGCTTTGAGTAGCCCTGTTCTGCCTATTTCGAAACGGCATAAAAGGATTGGTCCCTGAATTATCTTTGGGAAGGGAATATTTCACAGATTGAACCAAAACCGTGTCTGCGGCGGATATTCCGGAAACAACTTCATAGTTCTTATCATCTGATAAGCCCAGTTTGATTTCCCTTTTCTCCGGCTGGGAATCGGCGGTTTTAACAAAAACATAGGCTTTATCGCCTTTCTTAAACACCGCGTCCTGCTCAATAATCAAGGCATTATCTTTTTGCGCGATAATAAAATCAATAGAAGCGTTCATTCCGGAACGAAAAGAATCAGGGATATTTTCAGGCACCAAATCAACCTTATAGATTGTAACGTTGTTTTCTGTGGTGGATTCATAATATATGTGGTTAACAAAAGCCTTCACCTTGATATCCGGATAGGCGTCCAATGTGATGACTGCCTTCTGCCCCAATTTAAGCTTACCGATGTCGGTTTCATCGGCTTGCGCGCGCACGATCAACTGGTCGGATAAAACCACAACCGCGTCACTTGTAGTCACAGTCTGCCCGGGCTGGGTGGTCTGCACGATTACTTCCCCGTCAATAGGCGAGACAAGCGGGATTGCCTTATAAACTTCCTGCCAATATTTTAATTTTTCTTCGCCCTGCCCGCGCGCCACATCCAAAAGCGCGGCCCTCTCGGTTGAGCTCATCCAGCCCAAGGTTTGCCCTGTCTTTACCTGCTCTCCCTCCTTAACTAAAATCTGCTCTACCCTGCCGTTTACCGGAGGTTTTACTTCTAACCTGTTTCTGGGAAGCACTGTGCCTGTAGTAGACACAGTATTCTGGATATCCCCGATAAAAGGCCGGATTTCTTTGCCCGCTTCCTGCTGTTTATCGCCGCGGCTTACCTTAAATAGATATACCGCAAGTACTGCCGCCAGAATAAGAATACCGGATATTAATTTTGTTTTATTGCGCATATTCTAATGTTTCTCCTTTCGCGTTTACCCAACTGGCCTGACTGGATAAAGCATCTGCCTGCGCCTGTAAATAAGATTTCTTGGCGCTTACCAAATCATTCTGGATAATGATCCAATCGTTAAAACCAATAAAACCTGTGGAATATTGCGCCTCGGCGATTTTTGAACGCTCTAAAGAAGCGTTTAACAATTTCAGCTTAACATTTACCGTATCCAAAGCATCCAATAAATTAACCCATGCCTGTTGCAAATTCACAAAAGCCTGGTCGCTAACGCTTCTTTGATTTGCCTGCGCCTGGTTGTATAATGCCTTAGCTTGAGCAACTTGCGCAGACCTTAGGCCACCTTCAAAAATAGGCAAATCTATTCCCAGGCCCAACTCCCAGACCTTATCCTTTGCCGGTAGATGCTCGCCTGAACGATTAGCGCCCGCGGTTGCGGAAACCTGCGGATAAAATTGCGAATAAGTAGACCTTAAATTAAACGATGCCGCGTTTACCTGGCTTTGCGCCTCTAACACCGAAGGATGTTTTTTAAGGATGCCCTGAAAATCAGGCGGCGTATCGGTATTTTCTGTAACAGAAAAATCCCCTGTTACTTTAAACGGTTTAAATTCAGCTCTGCCCATCTGCCGGCTTAGATTTATTTGCGCGAATTGCATATCCCTTTTAGCGCTTGCTAAATCCGCCTGCGCCTGCATAAGGTTAGCCTCGGCAGTCAATAACGCGCCCCTATGTTCCAAGCCAGAATAATAACGCAAGGTAATTAATTCCAGGTTATCCCTTCTTATCTTCAGGATTTCTTCTATTACCGTGACTAATTCTTGCGCTTTTAATAAGCCCACAAAGCCGCTACGTAAACCTAGCCTGACGCTTGAAGAAGCAAAACGGTAATTTTCCCTGGCAGATTTAATATTTTCCGCGGCTTCCTTCAGGTTATCAACAGTTTTAAAACCATCAAAAACTAACTGCGTGGCGCTTAAGCCGTAGGAATATGAATCTTTGGTGGCTTTAGTAGTTAAACCAGAGCTATTTGTAGTCTTAGTCCTTGCGGTAGAAGCATTAAAGCTTGCGTCAACTTGGGGATAAAGTCCGCTTGCGGAGATGCCCTTAGCAGCTTCTTTCTGATTCACGCCTTCAAAAGCGTAAATTAATTCCGGGTTATTCTTTTTGGCCTCGCGGATACAATCCTGCCAGCTAAGCGAATCTTGGGCAAAAAGACTGGGAATAAAAATACTAAACAATATAATCAAACAAAAATATATTCTTAAGCTCATGGCTTCATTCTTTAAGATTAACCGCGCTTGTTGAATAAAGTTATATGCGCCTTCCTCTAATGCAATGGTACAGATAAATTCTCAGAATGGACCGGACGTTTCAAAAGAAAAACCAATGGTAAAACACAAAGCATGGCTATCGCCCCTACATAAAAAGCGTCATTAAAAGAAAACAAGTTGGCCTGCCGCAGCAACTGCTGATGGATTAATCCATTTGCCGCGTGAGAAGAATACGCGCCGTTCTGCGCTAAAATCGAACCCGCCTTATCCAAGGCTATCTGGTAACGCTGGTCAAACACATTCAGTTTCTCAGAAAGAATAAACTGATGAAACTGTGACCTGCGGGCAAGGATTGTGGTCATAAAGGCAATCCCGAAACTTCCCGCAATATTCCTCAAGAGATTAAAAATGCTTGTAGCGTTACCCATCTCTTCTTTATTTATAGTGGTAAAAGCCATGGTCGTCAACGGGATAAAGATCATGCCCATGCCTACGCCCATGACAATCCTTGACCAAAGTATAATATTATAATCAACATAAAGATTAAAGTTTGACATAACAACCATGGAATACGATAAAACAATAACCCCCGTAAAAAGGATAAATTTCGGGTTTATCCTAGTTACCAACCTGCCAACCATAGGCATCATCAAAAGAGTCGCCAGGCCGCCAGGGGCGATAACAAACCCGGCAAGAAACGCGTTATACCCTAATAGCTGTTGGACAAAAAGCGGCAAAATAACAATACTTCCGAAAAGCCCGAAAAAAGCGACAAATTGAATAGCATTGGCGCTGGCGAAAGAGATATTTTTTAACTGCCGGATATTTAACACTGGCGATTTAACCCGCAGCTCAATGATAATGAATAAAATAAACGAAATTACACTTACTACCGATAAGCGGGTTATAAAAGCAGAGGCAAACCAATCTTCACGCTGCCCCTTATCCAATATAACCTGAAGGCTTCCTACCGCTAAAACAATAAACGCCAGGCCCCAATAATCGATCTTTTCTTTTATCCTGGTTAAATACGGAGGGTCTTTTATAAAGATAGACACCATTATTATAGAAAGTACTCCTATCGGAATATTTATGTAGAAAATCCAATTCCATGACCAATTATCCGTGATCCATCCGCCTAAAAGCGGGCCGATGATCGGCCCGAATAAAACCCCCACGCCAAATATAGCCATTGCCATACCGTATTGCGCCGGAGGAAATGTTTCAAACAGTATCGCCTGCGAAATAGGCTGCAAGCCCCCGCCTCCTATTCCCTGCAGGACCCTGAAGAAAATAAGCATAGACAAGCTTTTAGCGCTTCCACACATAAAAGAACTTACGGTAAACAATGTTATTGAAAACAAAACATAATTCCTCCTGCCAAAAACACGGCTTAGCCAACCGGTAAGAGGGATAACTATGGCGTTAGCTACAAGATACGCGGTAATCGCCCAGGTAGCTTCATCTACCCCTGCGGATAAACTGCCGCGGATATGATCAAGCGACACATTAACTACCGAAGTATCTATTACCTCAATAAGAGTGGGGAATATGACTGTTAAGGCAATGATCCATTTGTTTACTTTATTCATCTTTGGCGATAATACTCGATGTACAGGACATGCCTATGCGCAATATATGTCCGGCGTCGGATGTTTTATCAAAAACTATCTTTACTGGTATTCTCTGCACGACTTTAACATAATTGCCTAACGCGTTCTCCGGAGGAAAAAGCGAAAATGCAGCCCCTGTCCCGGGCATAATACTATCCACTTTTCCGGTAAAAACTTTTCCCGGATAAGTATCCACTTTTATTTTTACCTTCTGCCCTGGCTTAACATTTTTAAGCTGGGTTTCTTTGTAATTGGCAACCACCCATATATCATCAAGCGCAACCACCGCCATCAAAGGCTGGCCTGCCTGTATCTGATTGCCGGTTTCAACGGCTTTATTGGCAATATATCCTTGGCTGGGAGAGTATATTTTAGTATACCCTAAATTCACCTGCGCTGTTTTAAAAGCTGTCTGTTTCTGTTTCACAAGCGCCTCTTCAAGAAGCTTATTATCTTGTGCGGCCTTAAACTGCTCTATGGCCAATTTATATGCGGTAACGGATTTTTCATATTTTTCTTTAGGTAAAACTTTTTCCTTAAAAAGGCTGTCCGCTCTTTGCTTATCTTTTGCCGCCTGCAGAAGAGATATCCGGGCGGACCTTATGCGCGAAAGGGAATCGCTTAATCTTGCCGCTTCAGCTTCAAAGGCTGCCATGGCAGAGTTTACCTGCAGCTTATAATCTACAGGGTCAATATCCAAAAGCGCCTGATCTTTCTTAACGGCCTGGTTATCATTTGCATATACGAAAGCTACCGTTCCGGGAACTTTAGAGGCTATGCTATGGACCCTGCCGGCAATATAAGAATCATCTGTATCAACAAAATTAAGGTTTGATATTAAATAAAACGCCAAACTTACAGCGCCTAATAACGCCAGCACGATCAATAAAATAATAATTTTCCCCTTCTTCGTATTTTGTATGCTCATTTTATTATTTCTCCATTCTCTCGTAAACTAATGATAAATCTATCCCCATGGAATACAGATATTTCGCGTATCCCCGTTTAAGCTGGTAATCACTATTATAATAATTTGCCTGAGCGGTAGTTTCCTGAGTTATTGCCTCAAGCACCTCCGTGGGATTAGCGCTTCCGGCTTCATATTTCGCGCGGTAAAAACGCACATTCTCTTCTGCCTGTGCCAGCGCGTCTTTGGCAACTAACATTGTCTCTCTGGCATTCTCAAGGCCATAATAACTTTCTTCGATCTCAAAGCGGATATCTTCAAGCAGTTTTTCCTTTTGCTGGCCCAGTTGCTGCCTGTGTAAACGCTCTTTTAAAAGTTGGGCTCTTGCCAAACCGCCATCATAGAGGTCCATCTTCGCCCCCAGCACAGTTGAGAAATTATCCTGATGCGCCTGATATTGGTTTTGTTGGTATGCATACCCGGCCTGAGCAAAAATAACCGGCAGGTTTCCCGCAGCCTTAGATCTTTCGGCTGATATTGAAGCCTGCATTTGCTGATTGTAGAATATTACTTCCGGCCTATTTGTTTTTGCCATATCCCAAGCCCTGTCCATTTCAGGGAAACTAACCGGATAGCCTGGAATATCCCGTACAATAATAGCCTGCCTTAAAGGAAAAGATAAAATATTATTCAGCCTTGCCACGGCCAACTGCCTGGAATTACGCGAACTAATCAGTTTCTGCTTTACGTCAGCTAATCGCACTTTGGCAGGAAGCACATCGTTTTCAACCACTACCCCCTGCTGGTAAAGATGCTCTATATCATTAAGGTAAGAGACCAGGCTTTTAACTTCATCTTCAAATACCGCGATCATTTTCTCCGCCTCTAAAAGGTCAAAATATGAAGCAATAAACTCCAAGACCGCTACTCTTTTGACGCTTTCGGTGCGGGCTTCCTGGGCCTTGGTTTTCTCCCGCGAGGCCATATAACTTGAGAGGTTCTTCCCAAAATCAAACAAAGTCTGATAAACATTAAAACCGTAAGAGTATGAATCCTTTTGGGCAGTATTGACTATCTGGGAATTTAATCTTGACGCCGGCTGAAATCTTAAGAATGAGCGCGAGGCATCAAGGCTTACCTGCGGGAGAAGCACCGAGCGGCTCAAAAGCGAATCTTCATACGAGATCTCATTATCCAAAAGGGATATTTTTATTAAGCGGTTATCCGAGAGGACGATTTTTATGCCTTCTGACAGAGTAATAACCTTCTCTTTGGGCTGTTGAGGACCAGCCCAAACAGAACCGAACCAACAGGCGCAAAATGTTGCGAAAATAACCGCTTTAAGCAGGTCATCAACTTTAACATCAAAAACTTTGGCGATTTTAACCAATGTTTTTATCGTGGGATTAGGATTTGCCCCTGACTCCACTTTAACAATAGTATTAAGCGATAAATCCGACAACTTAGAAAGCCTGTCCTGTGAAATACCTGTTCTAGACCTTAGTTTCCTGATATTTGCGCTTATCATATAATAATATATTGCTTTTCTTATATTACTTTTCCCATAATACTACTATTATAATATAATAAACGGCAAATAGTCAAGTAAAAAATACCTATATTATTCTTTGGAATTAACGGCGAGTCTTAGAACTTCTTGCGGAAATGGCGGTAGTTACTGGTGCTGCGTTGCTTATTGCGAAAGAAATTCTTTTGTTGATGCTTTTGCTGATGCTTTTGTTTTTGCGCTGCCCCGGAAACGGCTTGGTCAAACTCTTCCTGCGGAACTTCCGGATGTTTGGCGATCGGCAAAGAGGAGCGGATAATCTTCTCAATATCGCGCACATCACGGGACTGATCAGGGGTGGCAAATGAAATAGCGTGCCCCTTATGCCCGGCTCTGGCGGTGCGCCCAATGCGGTGCACGTAATTTTCCGCGTCATCCGGCAGGTCGTAATTGATTACAAGCTGAATCCCCTTTACATCCAGCCCGCGCGAAGCGATATCAGTAGCAACCAACACCTTGAATCTGCCGGATTTGAAACCATCAAGGGCGTCTTTACGCTGGCTTAAAGAACGGTTAGAATGGATCTCTGCCGCGCTATAACCCATATCCCGTATAGAATTTGTGATCTTCCTGGCATTGTGTTTAGTGCGGGAGAATAAAATCACCGGGCCGTGATACTGCGCTAAGATTTTACCTAAAAGGCGGTTCTTTGCCTCTTTTCTTACAATAAAAAGCTCTTGCGTCACGTTTTCAGCGGTAGTCCCCGAAGGAGCGACCTCCGCGGAAACCGGAAGCTTCATGTATTTAGCCGCCAAAGCCATAATTTCTTTAGGGATAGTCGCGGAAAAAAGCATAGTCTGCCTATCCTTGGGCACAAAACGTAAGATTTTCTCTATCTGCGGAGCAAAACCCATATCAAGCATGCGGTCAGCTTCATCAAAAACAAGCATTTTTAAATCATCCAATACCACATTCCAATGCGACATGTGGTCAATCAACCTGCCGGGAGTAGCAATTACAATCCGGGGATTCTTGCGCAAGGCCTGAACTTGCCTGTCCATAGGAGCCCCTCCGATAAGGCAGGCAGTATTTATAGAAAAGGCCTGCGCCAAAGGATGGAAATTTTCGCTAATCTGCATGGCAAGTTCTCTTGTGGGAGCAAGCACTAAACCCATGGCATCGGTTTTTTGCGCCAGCAGCTGGCACATGGGCACAGCGAATGAATGCGTTTTACCAGTCCCTGTCTGGGCAATACCAATGACATCTTTACCTTCAAGAGCCAAAGGAATTACTTTCTCCTGAATGGGAGTAGGCACCTTAAATTTAAGGCGCTCTAAGATATCAAGGATTTTAGGCGCAATACCTAAACCATAAAAACCTTGCTGCTGGGATGGCGCTATTTGTCTATGCGGCATAATATTTTTGCAACCTTTCTTTGATCTATTAAAGGGCTTCCTGCGCTTGGCTGACTAACTGATCAATTAATTCTTTGACCGAAACAATCTTGTCAATACGATAGGCATTCGTCCCGCACATGGCAAACCCATGCTCTAAATCTCCTCTATAGGCATTTACTAAAGCCTTGGCAATGCAATAATTTACTTTCCGTGGGTCACAGGTAATCAAACATTTATAAAAACACTGAAAATCTATCTTTTCTCCGCTTTCTATGCGCTCTACAAATTTATTGCGGATGACCCTGCCCGGCATGCCTACTGGGCTGTTGATAACCACAATATCCTCTTTCTTAGAGCTAAGATAGAGCTTTTTATATTCTAGCGAAGCATCACATTCATTGGTACAGACAAAACGCGTAGCCATCTGTACAGCGCTGGCGCCGATTTTAAGCATTTTGGCGATATCCGCTCCGGTATAGATGCCGCCTGCGGCAACAACCGGGATACGCGGCGTGTATTTGCCGGCTACTTCTAAAACATCTTTGAGTATATTCTCAAGTGAAAAATGCTCTGGATCTTTCAGCTCTTCCCTGCTATAACCTAAATGCCCGCCTGCCAAGGGGCCTTCAACAACAATAGCATCAGGAAGCCGCGCGTAGCGCCTCTTCCAAGTGCTACAAATAATATTGGCTGCCCTTCCAGAAGAAACAATAGGGAAAAGTTTTGTCCTTTTATTCTTGATTAAAGCCGGCAACCCTAAAGGCAGCCCTGCTCCAGAAATAATCACATCTATGCCTTCGTCCTGCGCGGCAGAAACCAAATTATCATAATTAGTCAACGCGCACATGACATTTACCCCGATAGGATTTGAAGTTAAACTCCGAGCTTGACGGATAGTATCTATAAATGATTGCGTGGAACGCTGGGCATAATTTAAACCGTTGTCGTTATCTTCTTCGCCTAAACCCACGGCGGCAATAACCCCCAAAGCACCCTGGTTAGAGACCGCGGAAGCCAAAGATGACGCGGACACCCTTACTCCCATTCCGCCCTGAATAATCGGCAATTTAATTTTTAGATCTCCGATAATAAGACTTTCTAACTTGCCGCTCATTCTTTTATACCTCTTTCTTATCTGCTGTGGCCTCTTGCAAAAAAAATAGCCCGGCCTCTTGTTCATCGATGCCGGGCTATTATCCTTTGTTTTTTAGGTTTATAATTTCACTACTTTCG
The Candidatus Omnitrophota bacterium genome window above contains:
- a CDS encoding TolC family protein; protein product: MISANIRKLRSRTGISQDRLSKLSDLSLNTIVKVESGANPNPTIKTLVKIAKVFDVKVDDLLKAVIFATFCACWFGSVWAGPQQPKEKVITLSEGIKIVLSDNRLIKISLLDNEISYEDSLLSRSVLLPQVSLDASRSFLRFQPASRLNSQIVNTAQKDSYSYGFNVYQTLFDFGKNLSSYMASREKTKAQEARTESVKRVAVLEFIASYFDLLEAEKMIAVFEDEVKSLVSYLNDIEHLYQQGVVVENDVLPAKVRLADVKQKLISSRNSRQLAVARLNNILSFPLRQAIIVRDIPGYPVSFPEMDRAWDMAKTNRPEVIFYNQQMQASISAERSKAAGNLPVIFAQAGYAYQQNQYQAHQDNFSTVLGAKMDLYDGGLARAQLLKERLHRQQLGQQKEKLLEDIRFEIEESYYGLENARETMLVAKDALAQAEENVRFYRAKYEAGSANPTEVLEAITQETTAQANYYNSDYQLKRGYAKYLYSMGIDLSLVYERMEK
- a CDS encoding DEAD/DEAH box helicase, which gives rise to MPHRQIAPSQQQGFYGLGIAPKILDILERLKFKVPTPIQEKVIPLALEGKDVIGIAQTGTGKTHSFAVPMCQLLAQKTDAMGLVLAPTRELAMQISENFHPLAQAFSINTACLIGGAPMDRQVQALRKNPRIVIATPGRLIDHMSHWNVVLDDLKMLVFDEADRMLDMGFAPQIEKILRFVPKDRQTMLFSATIPKEIMALAAKYMKLPVSAEVAPSGTTAENVTQELFIVRKEAKNRLLGKILAQYHGPVILFSRTKHNARKITNSIRDMGYSAAEIHSNRSLSQRKDALDGFKSGRFKVLVATDIASRGLDVKGIQLVINYDLPDDAENYVHRIGRTARAGHKGHAISFATPDQSRDVRDIEKIIRSSLPIAKHPEVPQEEFDQAVSGAAQKQKHQQKHQQKNFFRNKQRSTSNYRHFRKKF
- a CDS encoding nitronate monooxygenase family protein; amino-acid sequence: MSGKLESLIIGDLKIKLPIIQGGMGVRVSASSLASAVSNQGALGVIAAVGLGEEDNDNGLNYAQRSTQSFIDTIRQARSLTSNPIGVNVMCALTNYDNLVSAAQDEGIDVIISGAGLPLGLPALIKNKRTKLFPIVSSGRAANIICSTWKRRYARLPDAIVVEGPLAGGHLGYSREELKDPEHFSLENILKDVLEVAGKYTPRIPVVAAGGIYTGADIAKMLKIGASAVQMATRFVCTNECDASLEYKKLYLSSKKEDIVVINSPVGMPGRVIRNKFVERIESGEKIDFQCFYKCLITCDPRKVNYCIAKALVNAYRGDLEHGFAMCGTNAYRIDKIVSVKELIDQLVSQAQEAL